One part of the Roseomonas gilardii genome encodes these proteins:
- the phnE gene encoding phosphonate ABC transporter, permease protein PhnE gives MSPADLARWKAAQPTAFGPGPHGLALRWLGGLAFLGWLGWALWWFGISPQRLWNGLWGLGVIVRLMIPPSPGALWWDILRGIGESLAMAFLGSVIAGTLAIPLGFLGARNGLTIFLLRFSLRRIFDGVRGIDQLIWALAFVRAVGLGPLAGVLAIVTSDTAVLAKLYAEAIENAEPRQAEGVVAAGGSRLMALRWGVWPQVLPVMLAQALYFFESNTRSAAILGVVGAGGIGLQIAERIKVRNWDEVAFIILVMVLLVAAIDAISGRIRRRLIGRREVATA, from the coding sequence ATGAGCCCCGCCGACCTCGCCCGCTGGAAAGCCGCGCAGCCCACCGCCTTCGGCCCCGGCCCGCATGGCCTCGCGCTGCGCTGGCTCGGCGGCCTCGCCTTCCTCGGCTGGCTGGGCTGGGCGCTGTGGTGGTTCGGCATCTCGCCCCAGCGGCTCTGGAACGGGCTCTGGGGCCTGGGCGTGATCGTGCGGCTGATGATCCCGCCCTCGCCCGGCGCCCTGTGGTGGGACATCCTGCGCGGCATCGGCGAGAGCCTCGCCATGGCCTTCCTCGGCAGCGTCATCGCGGGGACGCTGGCCATCCCGCTCGGCTTCCTCGGGGCGCGCAACGGGCTCACCATTTTCCTTCTGCGCTTCTCGCTGCGCCGGATCTTCGACGGCGTGCGCGGCATCGACCAGCTCATCTGGGCGCTGGCCTTCGTGCGTGCCGTCGGCCTCGGCCCGCTCGCCGGCGTGCTGGCCATCGTCACCTCCGACACCGCCGTGCTCGCCAAGCTCTATGCCGAGGCCATCGAGAATGCCGAGCCGCGGCAGGCCGAGGGCGTGGTCGCCGCCGGCGGCTCGCGCCTCATGGCGCTGCGCTGGGGCGTCTGGCCGCAGGTCCTGCCGGTGATGCTGGCCCAGGCGCTCTACTTCTTCGAGAGCAATACCCGTTCCGCCGCGATCCTGGGCGTGGTCGGCGCCGGCGGCATCGGGCTGCAGATCGCCGAGCGCATCAAGGTCCGCAACTGGGACGAAGTGGCTTTCATCATCCTCGTGATGGTCCTCCTCGTCGCGGCGATCGACGCCATCTCCGGCCGCATCCGCCGCCGCCTGATCGGCCGGCGCGAGGTGGCCACGGCCTGA